The stretch of DNA GTCGCGGCCTGTCTCGTGGTGGCGGCCGACGAGTGGGGCCGGCCCGCCCCACCGTGAGGACGTCCGGGACACCGGAGCGCACCGGCCGCGGCACGGTGGCCCCTCCCGGAGCCTTGCACGATCCGCCCCGCTCACCCGGGGCGCCCCGAGCACGTTGCTGTCAGGACCGCCCGCCGCGCCCCGGCACTTCCCGCCGGCAGGCCGGCCCACCGGTCGCCATCGAGATGAGGAACCATGAACCGACACGGAGTCACCGCCCGCGCGGTCGCCGTGACCCTGCTCGCCACCGGTCTCGCCGCCGCCCCGGCGGTCGCCGCCCCCGCGGCCGACGGGGCCAAGGCCCGCGTCGGCGCCGACTGGGCGACTCGGTCGATCGTCTTCACCGCCGCCGCGGGCCAGGCCAACGACCTCCATGTGATCCCCATGGAGGTCGGCGACGAGGTCCGGCGGATCGGCTTCCGCGACGCGGTCCCGCTCGACCCCGGTGACCACTGCGCCTACCTCGAACCCGGGGACGAGACCTTCGTCGTCTGTGAACTGCCCACCGGCGGCCACCGGCCGGACCGGATCGACATCTTCCTCGGCGACCGCGACGACGAGATCGTCACCAGCGACCCCGGGGTCGCCACCGTCCGCGGCGGCACCGGCGACGACACACTGCACGCCCACACCGCGCACACCGTGCGGGGCGACGCGGGGGACGACATGGTCATGGGGCGGGCGGTCCTGGACGGCGGCGACGGCGCCGACCACCTGATGGGCGACGACAGCGGGCAGCGGATCTGGGGCGGCCGGGGCGACGACATGATCGAGGCGTACGAGGGCGCGGACCTCGTCCACGGCGGCCCGGGCGACGACCACGCCATGGGCGGGGACGGGAACGACACCGTCCTGGGCGGTCCCGGCGACGACGCACTGTACGGCGAGGGCGGCGACGACCTGATCGGCGGCGGGCCGGGGAAGGACACCGTCGAAGGAGGCCCGGGCCGCGACATCGTCCTCCGGTAGGGGCGGACCGCCCGGGGACGGACCGCACGGATCGGGCGCCGTTCCGCCGGGGGGCCGGGACGGCGTACGTGCCCCCGGCCCTGGCGGCCCCCGGCGCCCCGCCTCGCCGCCCCCGCCGTGCCACCGGCCGAGCGTGCCCCGGGCGGTGGCACGCCCGCCACCTGGCCCGTACCGTGGGCGGTCCGTGTTCCTCGTGTCCGGCGTCCCCGTACCCGGCGGCGCCGGACACCGGGGCGCGCTACCGGCCCGGAGACCGGGCGAGGGCGCCGGGGCAGGCGCCGGCCTCCGCCCGGGCCTGTCCCACCTCGGGCCGGGGCCCGCGCGTGCGGGCACCCCCCGTACGGGTGCACCCTGGTAACAGCGGTTCCGGAGGTGATCGTCCATGATGCAGACCGCTGTCGGATGGCATGTCGAGCTGGAATTCGAGGAGGACTCCCACCGCACGCGCGCGGCGGCCCTCGTCCGGCTCGCGGACGGGTCCGAGGTACGGGCCCACGGATACGCCAGCCGCCACCCCGTGGACTCCAACCAGCCCAGGGTGGGCGAGGAGATCGCGGGAGCCAGAGCGCTCAACGAGCTGGCGATGAAGCTGCTGACCAAGGCACACGACGAGATCGACGAGGCGTCCGGGCGCCCCTCGCACCCGCTGATGCCCTGACCGGCGCGGGCCGCCCGGCACGCCCCGGCGTCCCGCCGTGACCGGCGGGGTGGCCCGGGACGGAGCCGGTCGCGGGCCGGAAGCCGCCCGGCGCGGGGGCGACCCGGCGCGGGGGCCCACCGTCCGGTGCGTCGTACGGAGGCCCGGCAGGCGGCCACGCCCGGGACGGCCCGAGCCCGGTCCGGGTGCGGAGGAGTGCCCGGGTGCGGAGGAGTGCGTACCGAGGCGACGTGCCCGGTGGGCCCGCTCCCGGTGCCCTCCGGCACACCTCCGACGACGGCGTGCGGCGGTTCTCTCGTGTGCACGGGCACCGGCGCGGCTTCCGCCGGCGGAGCCCGGCCGGGGCGGGGTGCGACGGCGGACCGCCCCGGTTGCGTTCACCCACCCCACCGGCGGGCCGCCCGGGCCGTGCTCCGGCGCCCCACCGCACCGGAGCGACGGGACGTGCGGTAGCGCACGAGCGCGCGGCACCGCACGAGCACGCGCATTACCTGGGGGGTAATCGACGCCTCGCGCCGGGGGCGGCAGGGTGAGGGCAACGGGTTCCGGGCGGTGCGCTCCGGTCGGGCCCGGCCCACCACCCACCGGCCGCCGTGCCCGGACCGAGGAGACCTACGATGACGCAGTACGCCGCCGCCGTCGCCCGCTACTTCGAGGCGTGGAACGCCACCGACCCGGAGGTCCTGGCCAAGGCCGTGGCCGACGCCTGGACCGAGGACGGCACCTACACCGACCCGTTCACCGATGTGCGTGGCCACGAGCAGATCGCCTCGGCCATCGCGGGGACCCACGCCCAGTTCCCCGGCTACGAGTTCCGGCAGACCGGCACCACCGACGGCCACCACGCCGTGGCGCGCTTCGGCTGGGAGCTGGTGTCCACCACGGATGGATCGGCGCCGGTCGCCGGCTCGGATGTGATCGTGCTCGCCGAGGACGGCCGGATCCGCTCGGTGCTCGGCTTCCTGGACCGGGTGCCGCCCACGGCCTGAACCCGCCCGCGCCCTGACCCGCGCACGGCCTGACCCGGCGCACGGCCCCGCCGCCGGCCGGCTCGCGCCCCCGCCGTCGGCCCGGTACGCGACCGTCCCGTATCCGGGCCGGGCGCCGTGCCCCCGGCCCGCGGGCACCCGGCCGGACCGGGCCGGCCGCGCCCGTCACGCCCCGGCCGGGCGGCCGGCCACGTCCCGTGCCGGACCGGGCCGTCCTCCGGGACCCGCGCCCCGCACCGGCGGAGCACCGGCCGCCGCGGATCGGCGGCACCGGTGCTCCGGGGAATCGCGCGGCGGCGAGGGGCGGGGCCGGTCAGCCGTGCACCGGGGTGCGCTGCTCGGCGGTGCCGGCGTCCACCGGCCGCGCCGCCGACGGGGCGCGCAGCGGCAGCCGGAGCGCGGGGAGGAGGGCGGCGAGCATGAACACCACGGCCCACGCGTAGGTGTCCGCGAACGGCTCCGCGTGGTGCGGGACGGTGGAGTCGCCGCCGGCGCCGGTGGAGAGCATCACGGAGAAGAACGCCATGCCGATCGACGCCGCCGTCTGGCTGTTGATCTGCAGGGCCGTCGACGCGGAGGGTGCCTCCTCGGAGGACAGCCCCCGGGTGGCGGCGGCCATCGTCGGCATGATGGTCAGGCCGACCCCGGTGCCCAGCACCGCCAGGCTGAGGCCGAGCCGCCAGTACGCGAGGTCGTCCGAGAGCTGCACCGTCAGCAGCGCCATGCCGAGCGCGGCCAGGGCCACTCCGGAGGCCACCAGTTTGCGGGGCGAGACCCGGTCCGACAGTCGTCCGGAGAACTGCATGGTGATGCCCGCCGACAGTGCCAGCGGCGACCCCAGCAGCCCCGAGGCGGTGATCGACTCCCCACGCACCACCTGGAAGTACATCGGCAGCATCAGCATGCTGCCGAAGTAGCCGACGACGAACAGGGAGAGCGTCGCCGCACCGGTGGCGAACGACCGGTTGCGGTACAGGCGGAGGTCGATCAGGCCGGCGGGGGACCTCCGGGCACGGACCAGGAAGCCCGTCACCAGGGCCAGCCCCGCGACGGCCGGCAGCAGCACGTCCCACGATCCGAAGTCCCGGCGCTCGGCACCGGTGGACAGCCCGTAGATGAAGCCGGCCAGTCCGGGCGAGAGCATCAGCAGCCCGGGCAGGTCCAGCCGGCGGCCGGGGGACCCGGGGACGGACGGGAGGATGCGGGCGGCCAGGACGAGGGCGAGCGCGCCGACGGGCACGTTGATGGTGAACATCCAGCGCCACGAGAAGGCGTCGATGAGCCAGCCGCCCAGGATCGGCCCGGCGAGCGGCCCGATGAGGATCGGTATGCCCAGGATGCTCATCATGCGGCCGGTGGTCTCCGGGGTCGCCGCCCGCATCATGATCGTCATGCCGGTGGGCATGATCATGCCGCCGCCCAGCCCCTGGATCACCCGGAAGGCCACCAGCGTCCCCGGGGACCAGGCGAGACCGGCCAGCAGCGAGCCGGCGACGAAGAGCACGAGTGCGGTCATGTACACCGGCTTGGTGCCGAAGCGGCCGATCGCCCACGCCGTCACCGGGATCACCGCGGCGAGGGACAGCGAGTACCCGGACGCCACCCACTGGATCGTGGCGAGGGAGGTGTCGAAGTGCTCCGCCAGCGGGTGCATGGCCACGTTCACCACGGTCACGTCGAGCACCGACATGATGGAGCCGAGGATGACGACGGTGGCGAGCGCCATCAGTCGCGGTGGAGCGGCGGCCGGCGCCTCGGAGTGGGCTGGGGACGCTGGGGACATGACGGTGCCTCGCTTCGTTGACCGGCGTTGGGAGGGCGAACTCCCGTGATCGGTTCCGAGCCTCCGACATGAACCAAGGTTGAAGTCAACCGCCGTTCCCGGCGGTCCGGGGGCGGGTGGGGGGCCGCGCTCCGGGAATCACGCGCCCGGCGCTCAGGACGGCTCTTCGCGCCCTCCTGAGCGCCGCACCGCCGGCCGGAGCGCGCGACGGCGGGCCGCCCGGCCGGTGGGCGGGGCCGGCGGCGGTGACGACGACGGTCACCGCCGGCCGACGCGCCACGCCACCGCACCGCCGCTCGCGGTGGCGCGCCCCCTGCCGTGCCGTCCCGGCAGGCCGGCGCGCCCGGTCCGGCCGCCCCCGTCTCCCGGACGGTGGGCCCGGATCCACCGGCGGGTGTCCTCGGGCCCCGTCGGGGCGGCCCGTCCCGTCCCGTCAGGCCGGCGCCGCCCCGGGGACCGGAGCGGCGTCCGGCAGCGGGCGGCCCTGCGGCAGGGGACCGGCTCCCGGCACCGGGCCGGGCTCCGGCGCGGCGTCCGCCGCGGGCGCCGGCACCGCGCCGGCACCGGTGGCGCGCACCGGGACGGGCCCCCGGGCGCGCCGCAGCAGGTGCTCCGCCGCCGGGCACGCCTGGAGTCCCGGCAGCAGCAGGCGCCACAGGTCGGCCAGGCGCTCCTCGATGAGGAGCCTGCTGTCCAGGGCGTCGGAGACGGTGTGCAGACCGAAGAAGGCCGCCACCACGCTGTGCGCGTCCCGCCGGGGATCGGCGTGGACGGCCAGCTCGCCCTCCTCCCCGGCCTGGACCAGGATGCGCTCCACCGTGTCGATCCAGTCCACGAACGGCGGCGGCATGGCCACCGCGATGGCCCGGCGCTCGCTCCACAGCCTGGCCCCGGCCCGTACCACGATGTTGTCGCGGAACTCCCGGGCCACCGCGAAGCTCAGCCGCACCAGCCGCTCCAGCGCCGGTCCCGGCGCGGTCGTGTACCGCCCGATCACCTCCGGCCAGGTGGCGAAATGCGCCTGGACGACGGCCAGGGCGAGCTGTTCCTTGTTGCCGTAATGGAAATAGATGGCCCCGCTGGTCCGTCCCGACAATGCGGTGATGTCACTGATGCTGGTCGCCACGTACCCGCGTTCGAAGAACAGATGAGCTGCCGCTTCCAGTACCGCTTTCCGGGTGGTCTCTGCCCGCTCCTGCACGTGTGTGTCCTCGTCTCCGTGTGCGCTGCCAGGGGGAATCTACTGCTGCCGCCGCACCTTCATGATGCTCAGGCATGCGGGACCGGCAATAGTGCTATTGCCTTTCTTTCATGAGTGATGTGCTGGAGGCGCGGCCGGCGGACGATGCGCGGTCCGGTTCGCTGAGCTGGTCCCGTACCGTCGACCGGGAACTCGTCCACCGCTCCTCCGTCGCCGAGGTGCTGCTGACCGATGTCCGTCCCCGGGCCCCGGGGGAATTCCTCGCCGCGGCCTGCTGGGGGCGGTCGCACCCCACCTTCCCACGCGGGCGGGACGACCGGCACAGCCCCTGGATGGTCGCCGAGACCACGCGTCAGCTGGGGATCTACGTCCCGCTCCGGCACTACGCGGTGCCCGGCACCGCGCGGTTCCTCGTCACCGATCTGTGCTTCACGCTCGATCCGGCCGCCGAGCCGCGGCCGGGGCACGGTGCCAGCGAGATCACCTGCCGGGTGTGGGTCCACGACGTCCGCACCGCCCGGGAGACCGGCCTGGTCACGGGGCTGCGGATGCGGGTGAGTTACCAGGCGGGTGGCACCGTCTTCGCCACCGCCGCGGGCGGGGCCCGGTTCCTGGACGCGGCCGCCTACGCGGCGCTGCGGGCCGGCGCCCGGCCGGCCGCGCCCTCCGGGGCCGCCGCCCGTCCCGAGCCGGCGGTGCTGGGGCTGTGGTCGCCCGCCGACGTGGTGCTGAGCCTGGCGGGCGACGGTCCGCTGCTGGACCCCGCCGACCATAGGCACCCGTTCCTCTTCGACCACGAGACCGACCATGTGCCGGGCATGGCCCTGCTGGAGGCGGCGCGTCAGGCGGCGGCCCTGGACAGCGCCGGGACGTTTCTCCGCCCCACTTTTTGCCATATGAAAGCACTGCGTTTTACGGAGCATTGTCCGCGGGCCCGTGTCGAATGCTCGCGGTACGGCCGGACGGCGGTGTTCAGATTCCGTCAGAACGGCGCGGTCACTGCGGCCGGAGTGCTTCGTTACGGCTGATGTGTCACCCACATGTACGTATTGCGGTGGAAAATTCACACGGAAACGGCGGGCTAGCGTAACGTTCATTATGTTTCGTTCCGGAGCGGTGCCGAATCTCCGCCCGGAATCGGACCTGCCCCTGCCCGGACCCGACCGGACGACGCCGGACGCCTCGAAAAAGCGGCGCCGCCGTCAGGAAATCGCTCACCGAACGCGCCGGCGCGACGCGCCGACGTCGAGGGACCGATGGGCCGTGTCGGGCCCCGGACATCCACCCCAGGACATGAACGGCGGGTACATGACACATCACCGTATTCTCGACTGGACCCCCGAAGCCATCGTCTTCGACTGCGACGGGACCCTGGTGGACACCGAGCGTCACTGGGAACAGGCGCGGGAGATGGTCCTGGCGGACCATGGCGTGACCCCCGACGCCTCCTTCGCCCAAGGCGCCAAGGGCCTGCACTACACCGAATGCGGGGCGCTGATGGCGCGCGTGGCGGGCCGCCCCGAACTCACCGAGGTGATGACGCGGCAGCTGCTGGAAGCTTTCCGCGACCTGGTGGCGCAGGAGCCGGCCCCGACCCCCGGGGCCGTCGCGCTGGTGAGCGCGGTGAGCCGGTTCGCCCCGCTGGCCGTGGCCAGCAACTGCCCGGCCGACGTGGTGGAGTTCTGCCTGGAGTCGGTCGGTGTCCGGCGGCACTTCCGCCATGTGGTGGTGCCCGGGGAGGGGATCGCCCCCAAGCCCCGGCCGGACGTCTACGCGGTGGCCGCCCGCCGCCTGGGCGCCGACCCGGCCCGCGCGCTGGCGGTGGAGGACACCGGCTGCGGTCTGCGGGCCGCCGGCCGGGCCGGTCTGCGGACCATCGGGGTCGGCCGGCGACCGAGCATGGAGGACCTCACCCTGGCCGACCTGTGGGTGGGGGCGCTGGACGACCCCAGGCTGGTGGCCTGGGCCCGCAGCCGCGGGACGCCCCGGGGCGCGACGGCCGGCGCCGGCCGGCCGGGCCGGAACGGCGAGGCGCCCGCGGTGCCCGCCCCCGGCGGCCCGTCACCCGACCGGGGAGCGGGGGCCGGTCACAACGGCGCCTCCTCCCGGCCCGACGCGGTGCCCGGGCCGGCCAGCCGGGAGGTGAGCGAGACCACGTGAGCGTTGGCCGTGGTGAAGAACAGCGCCACCCCCACCGCCCCCGGATCGGGCACCCCTGAGGCCCGGTCGCCCAGGTAGCTGGCCCGGCCCCGGTGCGCGCGCAGCAGGGTGGTGCTCTGCACCCCCTGCCAGGCGCCCCGCGCCGCGGCGGCCAGCGCCCGGTCCGGGCGTCCTGCAGGGGAGAAGCGCTGCAACTCCCGGGCGGCCGGCGCCAGGGCGTCGACCAGGGTCTTGTCGCCCGGGACCGCCTCACCGACCCGCTGGATCGCCGCCAGCCCGGCGCCGGTGCCGGCCGCCAGGGCGGCCACCCGGACGGAGGGGCCCGCCGCCGCGACGGCGGTGGACAGCTCCTGGAAGAGCAGTCCGAACAGCGGTCCGCTGGTGCCGCCCACGCCGTCGAGGAACGCCCGCGCCGTCGCCTCCAGGGGCGCGGCGGCGGGCAGCGGGCCGTCCGGCAGGGCGGCGAGCTCGCGCGCGGCCAGGGCGAGCCCGGTGCGCAGGTTGGTGCCGAAGTCGCCGTCGCCGGCGCGCTGGTCCAGTACGGTCAGCTCGGGCTCAGTGGCGGAAACAGAGTCCGCGAAGCGCTGTATCCAGCTGCGGGTGAACGTCCCGTCGAATTCCATGAGGGCAGCTCCTGTCGCCGGTCTCCTCCCCCCGGCCAGGCCGGCGCGGAGGCCGGCGCGTCGAACAGCTCGACCACCTCGGG from Streptomyces pactum encodes:
- a CDS encoding calcium-binding protein, which encodes MNRHGVTARAVAVTLLATGLAAAPAVAAPAADGAKARVGADWATRSIVFTAAAGQANDLHVIPMEVGDEVRRIGFRDAVPLDPGDHCAYLEPGDETFVVCELPTGGHRPDRIDIFLGDRDDEIVTSDPGVATVRGGTGDDTLHAHTAHTVRGDAGDDMVMGRAVLDGGDGADHLMGDDSGQRIWGGRGDDMIEAYEGADLVHGGPGDDHAMGGDGNDTVLGGPGDDALYGEGGDDLIGGGPGKDTVEGGPGRDIVLR
- a CDS encoding DUF1876 domain-containing protein translates to MMQTAVGWHVELEFEEDSHRTRAAALVRLADGSEVRAHGYASRHPVDSNQPRVGEEIAGARALNELAMKLLTKAHDEIDEASGRPSHPLMP
- a CDS encoding nuclear transport factor 2 family protein; this translates as MTQYAAAVARYFEAWNATDPEVLAKAVADAWTEDGTYTDPFTDVRGHEQIASAIAGTHAQFPGYEFRQTGTTDGHHAVARFGWELVSTTDGSAPVAGSDVIVLAEDGRIRSVLGFLDRVPPTA
- a CDS encoding DHA2 family efflux MFS transporter permease subunit translates to MALATVVILGSIMSVLDVTVVNVAMHPLAEHFDTSLATIQWVASGYSLSLAAVIPVTAWAIGRFGTKPVYMTALVLFVAGSLLAGLAWSPGTLVAFRVIQGLGGGMIMPTGMTIMMRAATPETTGRMMSILGIPILIGPLAGPILGGWLIDAFSWRWMFTINVPVGALALVLAARILPSVPGSPGRRLDLPGLLMLSPGLAGFIYGLSTGAERRDFGSWDVLLPAVAGLALVTGFLVRARRSPAGLIDLRLYRNRSFATGAATLSLFVVGYFGSMLMLPMYFQVVRGESITASGLLGSPLALSAGITMQFSGRLSDRVSPRKLVASGVALAALGMALLTVQLSDDLAYWRLGLSLAVLGTGVGLTIMPTMAAATRGLSSEEAPSASTALQINSQTAASIGMAFFSVMLSTGAGGDSTVPHHAEPFADTYAWAVVFMLAALLPALRLPLRAPSAARPVDAGTAEQRTPVHG
- a CDS encoding ScbR family autoregulator-binding transcription factor, which produces MQERAETTRKAVLEAAAHLFFERGYVATSISDITALSGRTSGAIYFHYGNKEQLALAVVQAHFATWPEVIGRYTTAPGPALERLVRLSFAVAREFRDNIVVRAGARLWSERRAIAVAMPPPFVDWIDTVERILVQAGEEGELAVHADPRRDAHSVVAAFFGLHTVSDALDSRLLIEERLADLWRLLLPGLQACPAAEHLLRRARGPVPVRATGAGAVPAPAADAAPEPGPVPGAGPLPQGRPLPDAAPVPGAAPA
- a CDS encoding ScbA/BarX family gamma-butyrolactone biosynthesis protein, whose product is MSDVLEARPADDARSGSLSWSRTVDRELVHRSSVAEVLLTDVRPRAPGEFLAAACWGRSHPTFPRGRDDRHSPWMVAETTRQLGIYVPLRHYAVPGTARFLVTDLCFTLDPAAEPRPGHGASEITCRVWVHDVRTARETGLVTGLRMRVSYQAGGTVFATAAGGARFLDAAAYAALRAGARPAAPSGAAARPEPAVLGLWSPADVVLSLAGDGPLLDPADHRHPFLFDHETDHVPGMALLEAARQAAALDSAGTFLRPTFCHMKALRFTEHCPRARVECSRYGRTAVFRFRQNGAVTAAGVLRYG
- a CDS encoding HAD family hydrolase; protein product: MTHHRILDWTPEAIVFDCDGTLVDTERHWEQAREMVLADHGVTPDASFAQGAKGLHYTECGALMARVAGRPELTEVMTRQLLEAFRDLVAQEPAPTPGAVALVSAVSRFAPLAVASNCPADVVEFCLESVGVRRHFRHVVVPGEGIAPKPRPDVYAVAARRLGADPARALAVEDTGCGLRAAGRAGLRTIGVGRRPSMEDLTLADLWVGALDDPRLVAWARSRGTPRGATAGAGRPGRNGEAPAVPAPGGPSPDRGAGAGHNGASSRPDAVPGPASREVSETT
- the dhaL gene encoding dihydroxyacetone kinase subunit DhaL, yielding MEFDGTFTRSWIQRFADSVSATEPELTVLDQRAGDGDFGTNLRTGLALAARELAALPDGPLPAAAPLEATARAFLDGVGGTSGPLFGLLFQELSTAVAAAGPSVRVAALAAGTGAGLAAIQRVGEAVPGDKTLVDALAPAARELQRFSPAGRPDRALAAAARGAWQGVQSTTLLRAHRGRASYLGDRASGVPDPGAVGVALFFTTANAHVVSLTSRLAGPGTASGREEAPL